A single Micromonospora luteifusca DNA region contains:
- a CDS encoding putative bifunctional diguanylate cyclase/phosphodiesterase: MAAAPDPAGVGAGRDPAGVDAGRADAQGYAADWARAVRRLGFVPLSVAETERLLLAYTIRLAQVVRAEPFSARPAEDVGRALVQAHLTEPQALAWTLHALGADFARRVLAPADRPADLAERIAAVQGGLAAGFARALRDRTFSQQERITRSAWKARDEVEQALRDSEARFRAIFSGAAIGIGIAGVDGRIIDVNQAFADMLGYSIEELRGANVAALFHADDAAGMWELYRALIEGKHDAARVEKRYHRKDGAMVWTDLAVSLIRHGDGRPRFTVAMIKDITQRYALQQRLRFQALHDPLTGLPNRTLFFETLGQVLDTAAAGHRVGVCFLDLDGFKAINDSLGHDLGDQLLVKIGQRLAACVADHGHLVARMGGDEFVILLDGGDDIDDAVAVAEAALAAVAAPVHVGEHQLAVSASVGIVQCPAEETTASELMKAADSTLYWAKGAGRGQWAVYDPERGARDIARSALVAGLPAALDRGEFVVHYQPIVSLLEGNMLAVEALVRWEHPELGLIGPDRFIGLAEETGLIVRLGEWVLRRACQDAEQWRREFPDSKLVVSVNLAARQADDPAIVDTVADALHTSGLPAELLQLELTESAVMGSAGEPLRSLHRLAALGVRLAVDDFGTGYSNLAYLRRLPIHSLKLAGPFVEGIRADGTDVAADHRDERIVDALVRLAHALELWVTAEAVETGVQAERLRALRCDTGQGRYFGAPAPADAITARLRGEGVA, encoded by the coding sequence ATGGCCGCCGCCCCGGACCCCGCCGGGGTCGGTGCTGGCCGGGACCCCGCCGGGGTCGACGCCGGCCGGGCCGACGCCCAGGGGTACGCCGCCGACTGGGCCCGCGCGGTACGCCGTCTCGGGTTCGTGCCGCTCAGCGTGGCCGAGACCGAGCGGCTGCTGCTGGCGTACACGATCCGGCTGGCACAGGTGGTGCGGGCGGAGCCGTTCAGCGCCCGCCCTGCCGAGGACGTCGGGCGGGCGCTGGTGCAGGCGCACCTCACCGAGCCGCAGGCCCTGGCCTGGACGCTGCACGCCCTCGGTGCGGACTTCGCGCGCAGGGTGCTGGCCCCCGCCGACCGGCCGGCGGACCTCGCGGAACGGATCGCGGCCGTGCAGGGCGGGCTGGCCGCCGGGTTTGCCCGCGCGCTGCGCGACCGCACCTTCAGCCAGCAGGAGCGGATCACCCGGTCCGCCTGGAAGGCGCGCGATGAGGTCGAGCAGGCGCTGCGCGACAGCGAGGCCCGGTTCCGGGCGATCTTCAGCGGTGCCGCGATCGGAATCGGCATCGCCGGCGTGGACGGCCGGATCATCGATGTCAACCAGGCCTTCGCGGACATGCTCGGATACTCGATCGAGGAGTTGCGCGGCGCCAACGTGGCGGCGCTGTTCCACGCCGACGACGCCGCCGGGATGTGGGAGCTCTACCGGGCGCTGATCGAGGGCAAGCACGACGCGGCCCGGGTGGAGAAGCGCTACCACCGCAAGGACGGCGCGATGGTGTGGACGGACCTGGCCGTCTCGCTGATCCGGCACGGCGACGGTCGGCCACGGTTCACCGTCGCGATGATCAAGGACATCACCCAGCGGTACGCACTCCAGCAGCGGCTGCGCTTCCAGGCGCTGCACGACCCGCTGACCGGGCTACCCAACCGGACGCTGTTCTTCGAGACGCTGGGTCAGGTCCTGGACACCGCAGCCGCCGGACACCGGGTCGGGGTGTGCTTCCTCGACCTGGACGGCTTCAAGGCCATCAACGACAGCCTCGGCCACGACCTCGGCGACCAACTGCTGGTGAAGATCGGCCAGCGGCTGGCCGCCTGCGTGGCCGACCACGGCCATCTGGTCGCCCGGATGGGTGGCGACGAGTTCGTGATCCTCCTCGACGGAGGGGACGACATCGACGACGCGGTGGCCGTCGCGGAGGCCGCGCTGGCCGCCGTCGCGGCCCCTGTGCACGTCGGTGAACACCAGTTGGCAGTGTCGGCCAGTGTGGGCATCGTGCAGTGCCCGGCCGAGGAGACCACCGCGTCCGAGCTGATGAAGGCCGCCGACAGCACGCTCTACTGGGCCAAGGGTGCGGGCCGGGGTCAGTGGGCGGTCTACGACCCGGAGCGCGGCGCTCGCGACATCGCCCGGTCGGCGCTGGTCGCCGGGCTGCCGGCCGCACTCGACCGGGGCGAGTTCGTGGTGCACTACCAGCCGATCGTGTCGCTGCTGGAGGGCAACATGCTCGCGGTGGAGGCGCTGGTCCGGTGGGAGCACCCGGAGCTGGGCCTGATCGGGCCGGACCGGTTCATCGGCCTGGCCGAGGAGACCGGCCTGATCGTCCGGCTCGGCGAGTGGGTGCTGCGGCGGGCCTGTCAGGACGCCGAGCAGTGGCGGCGGGAGTTCCCCGACTCCAAGCTGGTGGTCAGCGTGAACCTGGCCGCGCGGCAGGCCGACGACCCGGCCATCGTGGACACCGTGGCCGACGCGCTGCACACCAGCGGGCTGCCCGCGGAACTGCTCCAACTGGAGCTGACCGAGAGTGCCGTGATGGGCAGCGCCGGTGAGCCCCTGCGCAGCCTGCACCGGCTCGCCGCGCTCGGCGTCCGGCTGGCCGTTGACGATTTCGGCACCGGTTACTCGAACCTCGCGTACCTGCGGCGACTGCCGATCCATTCCCTGAAGCTCGCCGGCCCGTTCGTCGAGGGCATCCGCGCCGACGGGACCGACGTCGCCGCCGACCACCGCGACGAACGGATCGTCGACGCGTTGGTCCGGTTGGCGCACGCCCTGGAGTTGTGGGTCACCGCCGAGGCGGTGGAGACCGGGGTGCAGGCGGAACGGTTGCGCGCGTTGCGTTGCGACACCGGGCAGGGTCGGTACTTCGGCGCCCCGGCCCCGGCCGACGCGATCACCGCCCGGCTGCGCGGCGAGGGGGTGGCGTGA
- a CDS encoding DUF456 domain-containing protein — MSLNDSQTVVTVVAGLAILAGLAGVVVPGLPALPLCWGGVLVWAIFGGAGAGGWAVFAAATLVAAGGTVIKYAWPGRNLKRTGVPTSTLLAGGVLGIVGFFVVPVVGLVLGFVAGVWAAERLRLGSNQLAWPSTVQALKAAGLSMLVEFGAGLIVAALWLTGLLLT, encoded by the coding sequence GTGAGCCTGAACGACTCGCAGACGGTGGTGACGGTGGTGGCCGGGCTGGCCATCCTGGCCGGTCTGGCCGGCGTGGTCGTGCCCGGGCTGCCGGCGCTGCCGCTGTGCTGGGGTGGCGTGCTCGTCTGGGCCATCTTCGGCGGTGCGGGTGCGGGTGGCTGGGCTGTTTTCGCCGCCGCCACGCTGGTCGCCGCAGGTGGCACTGTGATCAAGTACGCGTGGCCCGGGCGGAACCTGAAGCGCACGGGTGTGCCGACGTCCACGTTGCTCGCCGGTGGGGTGCTCGGCATCGTCGGGTTCTTCGTGGTGCCGGTCGTCGGGCTGGTGCTCGGCTTCGTCGCCGGGGTGTGGGCGGCGGAGCGCCTGCGGTTGGGCAGCAACCAGCTCGCCTGGCCGTCCACCGTGCAGGCGCTCAAAGCCGCCGGCCTGTCGATGCTGGTGGAGTTCGGCGCAGGCCTGATAGTCGCGGCCCTCTGGCTAACCGGCCTCCTCCTAACCTGA
- a CDS encoding amino acid permease yields MATTPVPTAEQPMDDDARRLAELGYKQELRRKWSGFSNFAISFSIISILAGCFTTFGQAWNNGGPVAISWGWPLISLFILIIGFCMAELVSAYPTAGGIYWWAATMGRPVHGWFTGWLNLIGLVAVTASVDYGCATFLNLTLSALFDGWAGTLRQAFVLFVIILALHGMINIFGHRIIDVLQNVSVWWHVAGAAVVVAILVFVPDNHQSFQFVFTERFNNSGFGDGDIGGLTFWFYVLPLGFLLTQYTITGFDACAHVSEETRGASQAAARGLWQSIFYSAIGGWILLLAFLFAATDVEAVNAAGGFSGAIFESALTPVFFKVVIIISTIGQFFCGMSCVTSMSRMAYAFSRDRAVPGWRLWSKVDRNGTPVNAIIGATLAGLVLTLPALYESSAGIPIAFYAVVSVAVLGLYLSFLIPIALRLRMGDRFVPGPWTLGRKYKLLGWIAVVEIAVIAVYFVLPIVPAGVPGNDGFTWSAVNYAPLAVGGVLLVVAVWWYASARRWFTGPVRTVEEPAARSEPVAVDGSD; encoded by the coding sequence GTGGCAACGACCCCCGTGCCAACCGCCGAGCAACCGATGGACGACGACGCCCGACGGCTCGCCGAACTCGGCTACAAACAGGAGTTGCGCCGCAAGTGGAGCGGCTTCTCCAACTTCGCCATCTCGTTCTCGATCATCTCGATCCTGGCCGGCTGCTTCACCACCTTCGGTCAGGCGTGGAACAACGGCGGGCCGGTCGCCATCTCCTGGGGCTGGCCGCTGATCTCGCTGTTCATCCTGATCATCGGCTTCTGCATGGCGGAGCTGGTGTCGGCGTACCCGACCGCGGGCGGGATCTACTGGTGGGCGGCCACCATGGGTCGCCCGGTGCACGGGTGGTTCACCGGCTGGCTGAACCTGATCGGGCTGGTGGCGGTCACCGCCTCGGTCGACTACGGCTGCGCGACGTTTCTCAACCTCACCCTGTCGGCGCTCTTCGACGGCTGGGCCGGGACACTGCGTCAGGCATTCGTCCTGTTCGTGATCATCCTGGCGCTGCACGGAATGATCAACATCTTCGGGCACCGGATCATCGACGTACTCCAGAACGTCTCGGTCTGGTGGCACGTGGCCGGCGCGGCCGTCGTGGTGGCCATCCTGGTCTTCGTGCCGGACAACCACCAGAGTTTCCAGTTCGTGTTCACCGAGCGGTTCAACAACTCCGGCTTCGGTGACGGGGACATCGGCGGGCTGACGTTCTGGTTCTACGTGTTGCCGCTGGGCTTCCTGCTGACCCAGTACACGATCACCGGCTTCGACGCCTGCGCACACGTCTCCGAGGAGACCCGGGGCGCCTCGCAGGCCGCCGCCCGCGGGCTCTGGCAGTCGATCTTCTACTCGGCGATCGGTGGCTGGATCCTGCTGCTGGCGTTCCTCTTCGCGGCCACCGACGTCGAGGCGGTCAACGCCGCGGGCGGGTTCTCCGGTGCCATCTTCGAGTCCGCGCTGACCCCGGTCTTCTTCAAGGTCGTCATCATCATCTCCACCATCGGCCAGTTCTTCTGCGGAATGAGTTGCGTGACGTCGATGAGCCGCATGGCGTACGCGTTCAGCCGCGACCGGGCGGTGCCCGGCTGGCGGCTCTGGTCGAAGGTCGACCGCAACGGCACCCCGGTCAACGCGATCATCGGCGCCACCCTGGCGGGCCTCGTGCTCACCCTGCCGGCCCTCTACGAGAGCTCGGCCGGCATCCCGATCGCCTTCTACGCGGTGGTCTCCGTCGCGGTGCTCGGGCTCTACCTGTCCTTCCTCATCCCGATCGCGCTACGACTACGGATGGGTGACAGGTTCGTTCCGGGGCCGTGGACGCTGGGGCGGAAGTACAAACTGCTCGGCTGGATCGCGGTCGTCGAGATCGCGGTCATCGCGGTCTACTTCGTGCTGCCGATCGTGCCCGCCGGGGTGCCCGGCAACGACGGGTTCACCTGGTCGGCCGTCAACTACGCGCCGCTGGCTGTCGGCGGGGTGCTGCTGGTGGTCGCCGTCTGGTGGTATGCCTCGGCTCGCAGGTGGTTCACCG